In Alcaligenes faecalis, the sequence CTTGCGCCAGAAGAAGCTGGGGCGGTAGGTGGTGTCTACAAAGGGTTTGGAGTCTGCATGCAGATCCCACAGTGCGGTTTGCGTATAGCCGATGTAGAAATGATCGTAGAGCTTCGGATTGCTAGGATCTTCCGGCGAGTGCAGGCGGTACTTGAAGCTCAGCTGGAAGCGGGCATTCGTGCCGCCTTTATTGCCAGCAATAAAGTAGGTCGGGTCGTGGGCCGAAATCGCGTTGCTGAAGTTCTCGAAACTGGAGTTCGCGGGTTTCAGGCCTTGTCCGTTATTGATGGCTGGCCCTTCGCGTTGTGCTCCGGCCGCGACGGCCTGGGCATAGGGCAGGGCGGGGTCAATGACACGGGGGTCATGGCCAGCACCTGCGTTCACCACAGCGGCGTTTGCCGGTTGCGAGGTAATCGGGCTTTGGCCTTCCGGATTGGTGTCCAGCGCCAACATCACACGTTCGCCTTCAATATTGACGGCTTGCAAGCCGGTCAAACCATTGGGGACTACGGCTCGCCAGCTGTAGGCGGTGAAGTTGTTGGTGGGGATGGACGCTCGGGGCCGCGGGCTAACCAGCTCGGCCAGGCTGCGGATGACCTTGCCGTTATTGTCGCGCCACTGCAAAACCAGGTTTTGCGGGGCGGTCCAGCTCATCAAGCTGCCTGTGTCGTTATAGACGATGGCGTCAATATCAACGGTTTCACCAGAACTGGCCTGCACCTGGCGCAGCTGATAGCTGATACCTGCCTGTGCGGTATTCAGGACTGCGCTCAAGATAAGAAGGGGGGCCGATAGTATTAAAGAGTGCTTGCTTAGTTTCTTTTTGGTCGGCATGGAGAAGGATCCAGGAAAACGGGTTAATCCGTACACGACTGTACCATTCGGAGTCAGAAATACTACTTATAATTATTTTTCTTACAGTGTTCACACTCTGACTGGCTTGCTGCTTATCTAAAACAGCTTTTCAGGCTAGAATATTCGATTGTCCTTTTCAGGTCTGTTTTTTTACAAAAAACAGGCGTTGAAAGCGGTCCCGACTCCTTACGGGCCGTTATCTCGGACCTTGCATCGCCTGACTGTTTTGACGATGCCACCATCACCTGGCGGGTGTAGCTCAGTTGGATAGAGCACAGGCCTTCTAAGCCTGGGGCCGGGGGTTCGAACCCCTCCACCCGCGCCAACCTTACTCCCCTTTTTCTTGCGTGTTTTTCTGCTCCTAGGCATAACCCTGAGCCGATGCAATTAGTAAGTATGGTGTAAGTGTCGGGCTCTAATGTTCACCGCATAGACGTCGGCAGGCGTCTTCATAGCGCCGTTTTCAGCCTTTTCGGGCTGGGCCGGTTCAATAAGATACGCCAGCAAAATAAGGCGTTCAGAACAATGCGGAGACAAACTATGCAAGACCCCCTTGTAGGTCGGATTACGGCCAATCCTCGCTATCAGAATCTGGTCAAGACCCGGCTGCGGCTGGGTTGGATACTTACCATCGTCATGCTGGTGGCTTACTACAGTTACATCGGCATTATTGCTTTCGACAAGGAATTGTTTGCAGAGCGCTTGGGTGATGGCGTCATGACCCTGGGTATTCCTATCGGTTTTGGAGTCATTGTGTTGGCCGTCGTGATCACAGGCATTTATGTCTGGCGCGCCAATACCAAGTTTGACCAAATGGCCAAGGAAGTCCTTGAGGAGGTGCGTAAATGAAGCATTCCTATCTTCGTTCCGGCCTGGCTCTGGGCCTGATGCTGGCCAGCCCCGCCTTGCTGGCGGCTGGTGGCGACCTGGGCGAGCTGCAAAAGCAGCCGACCAACTGGACTGCGATTGGCATGTTCGCGGTCTTTGTGCTGGCGACCTTGTGGATTACCAAATGGGCGGCTGCCCGCACCAAGTCGGTCTCTGACTTCTACACGGCAGGGGGCGGTATTACGGGCTTTCAAAACGGCCTGGCCATTGCCGGTGACTATATGTCTGCGGCTTCCTTTTTGGGTATTTCGGCGGCGGTGATGATCAACGGCTACGACGGCCTGATCTACTCCATCGGCTTTTTGGTCGGCTGGCCCATCATTACGTTCCTGCTGGCAGAAAAGCTGCGTAACCTGGGCAAATTCACCTTTGCCGACGTGGCGGCTTACCGCTTCCGCCAAGGTCCGATTCGCGCCTTTGCGGCTTCGGGCACGCTGGTTGTGGTTCTGTTCTACCTGATCGCACAGATGGTTGGTGCAGGCCAGTTGATCAAGCTGCTGTTTGGTCTGGAGTACTGGGTTGCCGTGGTGCTGGTGGGTGTGTTGATGATGGTCTACGTACTGTTTGGCGGTATGACAGCCACGACCTGGGTGCAGATCATCAAGGCTGGCTTGCTGCTGTTTGGTGCTTCCTTCATGGCCATCATGGTATTGGCACAGTACGGTTTTTCCCCTGAAAAACTGTTTGCCGCTGCCGTTCAGGTCAAGACCGATGCCGCTATTGCTGCCGGTAAGGATGCGGTTCAGGCCTCCACGATTGGTCAAGCCATCATGGGCCCTGGCAACTTCATCAAGGACCCCATCAGCGCGATTTCCTTCGGTATGGCTCTGATGTTCGGTACGGCTGGTCTGCCACACATCCTGATGCGCTTCTTCACCGTGCCTGATGCAAAAGAAGCACGTAAATCCGTGTTCTGGGCAACGACCTGGATTGGCTACTTCTACATCCTGACCTTCATCATTGGTTTCGGCGCTATCGTGCTGGTGTCCACCAACCCCCGCTTCCTGGAAATTGGCGGCGACCTGATTGGCGGCTCCAATATGGCTGCCGTGCACTTGGCTGATGCTGTGGGTGGGGACGTGTTCCTGGGCTTCATGTCGGCAGTTGCTTTCGCCACGATTCTGGCTGTGGTGGCTGGTTTGACACTCTCCGGTACATCGGCTGTGTCGCATGACCTGTACTCCACGCTGATCAAGAAGGGCGAAGCCACGAACGAGGAAGTGATGCGTGTATCGCGCACTACCACCTTGATCCTGGGTGTGGTTGCCGTGTTGCTGGGCATTATTTTCGAGAAGCAGAACAT encodes:
- a CDS encoding phospholipase A — translated: MPTKKKLSKHSLILSAPLLILSAVLNTAQAGISYQLRQVQASSGETVDIDAIVYNDTGSLMSWTAPQNLVLQWRDNNGKVIRSLAELVSPRPRASIPTNNFTAYSWRAVVPNGLTGLQAVNIEGERVMLALDTNPEGQSPITSQPANAAVVNAGAGHDPRVIDPALPYAQAVAAGAQREGPAINNGQGLKPANSSFENFSNAISAHDPTYFIAGNKGGTNARFQLSFKYRLHSPEDPSNPKLYDHFYIGYTQTALWDLHADSKPFVDTTYRPSFFWRKDSIWESEQKRLFMGLATGYEHASNGKAGDDSRSMNEVFIQPEFNYRFDHGATLTIAPRIKHYVFMGENADWAHYRGRYDWKVRYAQDNGLVLSGMYNKGTGSRNTHEFSIAWPLNRTPLNMNGYIYGQYFSGYAETMLGYRDRSSQFRIGLALVP
- a CDS encoding DUF485 domain-containing protein is translated as MQDPLVGRITANPRYQNLVKTRLRLGWILTIVMLVAYYSYIGIIAFDKELFAERLGDGVMTLGIPIGFGVIVLAVVITGIYVWRANTKFDQMAKEVLEEVRK
- a CDS encoding cation acetate symporter, whose product is MKHSYLRSGLALGLMLASPALLAAGGDLGELQKQPTNWTAIGMFAVFVLATLWITKWAAARTKSVSDFYTAGGGITGFQNGLAIAGDYMSAASFLGISAAVMINGYDGLIYSIGFLVGWPIITFLLAEKLRNLGKFTFADVAAYRFRQGPIRAFAASGTLVVVLFYLIAQMVGAGQLIKLLFGLEYWVAVVLVGVLMMVYVLFGGMTATTWVQIIKAGLLLFGASFMAIMVLAQYGFSPEKLFAAAVQVKTDAAIAAGKDAVQASTIGQAIMGPGNFIKDPISAISFGMALMFGTAGLPHILMRFFTVPDAKEARKSVFWATTWIGYFYILTFIIGFGAIVLVSTNPRFLEIGGDLIGGSNMAAVHLADAVGGDVFLGFMSAVAFATILAVVAGLTLSGTSAVSHDLYSTLIKKGEATNEEVMRVSRTTTLILGVVAVLLGIIFEKQNIAFMVSLAFAIAASANFPVLFLSILWKGCTTRGATIGGFLGLIVALLLTLLSPSVWEATLGNPAGSAPFPYASAALFSMPLAFIAIWFFSITDKSPRAEIDRAGFEAQSVRSETGVGAEAASAH